DNA from Methanomicrobia archaeon:
GATTATCTGATACGGGCGAATAAAACCCTTCCTCCAGATTTTCCCACGTTTGTACGGGAGATTATGGGTTTGGATGAGCGGGGCGGGTTTCTCCACATACGGATATGGCACGAGAACAGCGAGCTGGTCAATTTCGCGACGGCACGGGGTTACGAGTACAAAATAGATATCTATGATTAACGAGGAGGAGTTCCTGGTGGGCGAGGCTCTTATGGGAGAAGAGCCAGAAATAGCGCATATTGATCTGATTATAGGCAGTAAGAGATCTGCTGTGGGCGCAGCATTTGCCTCTGCGCTTGCCCAGCCTCGACAAGCACACACGCCGATCCTTGGCGTCATCCGACCTAATCTTCCGACCAAACCAGCGACGCTGATCGTACCGAAGGTGAGCATACGAAACCTCGCAGATGCGGAGAAGATGTTTGGACCTGCTCAAAGTGCAGTTGCCAAGGCCGTTGCGGACGCAGTGGAAGAAGGCATTATACCGAAAGCGCAGGTGGAAGACCTCGTGGTTATCGTTTCCGTCTTCATCCATCCCCGAGGCAAGGATTATCAGCGGATCTATCGATACAACTATGCCGCGACAAAGCTCGCACTCTCACGAGCGATTCAGAAGTTCCCGGATATCGATAAAGTTTTAGAAGAGAAAGATAAATCAATACATGCTATGATAGGATTCAGGATAAATAATCTTAAAAAACCGCCCTATCTGGAGGTTGCACTGGACATTCCAGACTGGAGGCGGGTAGAAGGGATTATCAGGGCCTTACCCAGAAGTGACGCAATCATAATCGAGGCGGGCACACCGCTCATCAAGCGGTATGGCGTTGAAGTGGTGCAGAAGATCCATCAGTTGAGGCCCGAGACGGTTGTGCTTGCTGATCTCAAGACATTGGACACGGGCAACTTAGAAGCGCGGATGGCTGGCGATGCAACCGCCGACGTGATCGCGTTTTCGGGATTAGCGCCCGTGAAAACGATGGAGAAGTTTATCGATGAGTGCAAGAAAGTTGGCGCGCTCTCGCTGATGGACACACTGAACGTGCAAGACCCGGTGGCGGTACTCGAGAAGCTCACGGTGAAGCCGAACATTGTGGAATTGCATCGAGCAATCGATGTGGAACAGGCACAGGAGAGTGCATGGGGCGATATCGGTGAGATACGCCGCGTGTGTGGGAACAACGTACTCGTTGCGGTCGCCGGCGGCATACGTGTGGACAAGGTAGAAAAAGCTCTTGAATCCGGGGCGGATATTCTCGTGGTTGGTCGCGCGATTACCGCGGCAAAGGATGTGAACGGAGCAGCGCGAGCGTTCCTGCAGCGGATGGGTGTCGAAGAGGTGGATCAGTTCAGGGTTATGACTGATTTTTAGAAAGAACAGATGAGTTCTCTCGACGCCGTAAATGATCGATTATCGTTTGCCTGGAGACGGTTGAAAGACCTAGAAGAGTTAACAAGAGATGGTGAAGATCTTGGAGGAGCTGATCCTAAAGAAAGACAGCAGTTGATCCAGGAGTTCTTCTTCCACTTATTGGGTGCTACGGAGTTCCTTGCACAGGTAGTCAATACTTCAAAGAGTCTCGGAATCGATACGGAGAAAGTGACAATAAACCGAGTTTGTGTTGAGCTGAATAAAAAAGACCCAAATGATCCAATAAAGACCATATTAGAGAACCTGCATCCACCAACTTCTAGACAGCCGTTACCTTCAGATCCGTATTCCGAAGAGGGTTGTCACTATAGGATTGTGGTATATAGGAACCGAGTTTGTCACCATGGAAATAACCCCTTTTGTTTTACGGTTTCTTGTGGCTCACCAAGTGAGGACCCCTCAACTAGTTTACTCCTTGATCCTAGGGATGAAACTCATGATGCCTCGAAAGAATCTGCTATTTCTGAACTAAATCGTTTTTATGAATTAGTTGATGAAAAATGTCAGCAAGTTCTGGCAATGCTCTAAACGATCGCATAATCTAGTCGAAGGATGTCCAGAATTCAGTACGAGTAAAGAGGTTAGTTCTTGATTTAGAAATTAGTCCTTCCTTTCCAGCACCATCTTGATCTTCTTCAAGCGCGTGAAATTCTCGCGTTCCATCTCTTCCAATCGCATCTGGATGTATTTCCGCGTCGTTTTCAAGCGCGGGATCATGACGTATTCAAGCGCATTGACACGCCGTTTCGTCTTCTCCACCTCGCCTGCAAGATTCCGCACCGCTTCCTCGAGCTCCGCGAGCTTGATTATCTTCTCCAACGCCTCTTCGAAACTGCGCGCACATTTGTCCACCGCGGCAGAGGAATCCACAAAGCCGTAGCCGCGATCCGTAACGTTCCGCGCTAACTCGCTCTTCAATTCCAAGATGGGCACACTCACGCCCATAATACTTCGTGACGAAAACTCCAGTGAGATCTCCTGCGGCGTCATCAGCGATAATTGCCGCACTTCATCCACGCCTAACCGCGCCTGTGCGAGTATCAAATAATTAAAAGCCTCCTGTAACTTCTCTTCCGCTTCCTTCCGGGCACCCCGTACCTCGCCCACGACATCCAGGAACTCAGCAATCAGCGCATCCCGCTTCTCTCGTAGCAAATCGTGCCCCTTCTCCGCTAATTTCACCCTTCTACGCAGGTACAACAATTCCATCCTCGTGGGGCTTACCCCTTCTATTATCTCCGGCATACTCCACTCACTCTACCACTAAGATATAATACGAGCAGGTATTAGTATTTAATTTCTATTCTATTCTACTCCGCGACGAGCGAGGCGAGAGACACGCAGATTCGGTTTAATCCTGTTGGACAGGGAACTACCAAAGCTATGTACCCATACCAACGCCTTTCTCCACCAAATAGATACCATCCTGAAAGACGCGCGGGTCATACCCTCTTATCCTCGTCGTCTGCTCTATGTCTGCCGCAGTCTGCCCCACCGCCTCCTTGTTAATGCCGGAAACCACGATCTCTCTGCCTTTCAGTTCCACTTTCACGCCTTCCACAATCTTCGCCATCCGCGGCTTCCGTTCACCCAAGAAGTTCGAGACGGAAAGGGCGTCGCCCTCCTTTGTCAGCGCGATCTGCATGGGAAAATGCGCGTGTACAACCGCCAACTTATAGAAAAAGCCTTCCGTCACACCGGTAATCATATTCCTAATGTGTGATGCGTACGTCCCCACAATGGCTTGCATCTTCTTCCTTGACGTGCCACAGTGTATAACAACCGCGTTGCCCTCATCAGCCTTTTGCTCTATTTGGAACCGCACGCCGGGGTACCACAATTCTCGCTCTATCGCCCCTTTCGGGCCTTCCACCTTAATAACCGCCTTTCCCGTTAGCGTGACAGTCACCCCTTCAGGAATCGGTACAGTAACGCTAATACCTTCGTCCGTATCTTCCGTCGAATCGGTCATCTTTAATTACCACCACTTCGTTTTTTATTTAGTTCAGAGTCGAATAGGATAGAATAGATAAAGCACCTATATAAATTTTAAACGCTTCTTGTACGTCGTTGAACGGAAAATGATAAGAGCGATAAAGGAAGTGCGTGAGAGCAAGGAATTGCACAGTCGCATATTCGACTTAGCGGCTGTTATGCCACTTGCAAAGGAGATAATCGCTACGGTGAAGAGCCGCGGGGATGCGGCACTGTTGGACTATACCGAAACGTTCGACCGCGTAACCCTGACAGAGATAGAAGTGAAGCCGGACGAACTCGAAGCCGCAAAAGAGCGCGTCGATGACGAGATGGTACGGTGTATCGAAGAGGCGGCAACGGCGATACAAAATTTCCATTACCGGCAGAAGAAGCGCGCATGGTTAGAGGAATTTAAAGAGGGCCTCTTCCTCGGTGAGATGTACGTGCCGTTTGACGTGGTCGGCGCGTATGTCCCGGGCTCGTATTTCAGCAGCGCGTTAATGTGCGTAATTCCCGCGAAGATCGCCGGCGTACGTGAGATTGTGGTTTGCACACCTCCGGGAAAGGACGGGAACGCAGATCCGCTAACGTTGGTAGCTGCGAAGATCGCCGGTGCGACGAAGATCTGTAAGGTTGGCGGCGCTCAGGCGATTGCCGCGCTCGCTTTTGGTACTGAAACGATTCCGAAGGTGCAGAAGATAGTGGGACCCGGGAACGTGTACGTAACCGCAGCAAAGATGGCCGCACGCGAAGAAGGTGTTGAAATTGATTTCCCCGCGGGGCCGTCGGAGGTGTTGATCATCGCCGACGAAACGGCGAACCCTTCGTTTATTGCCTCGGATATGCGTGCACAAGCGGAGCACGGCGAGAAGTCACAGGCAGTTCTTCTTACAGACTCCGCACGCTTGGCTGCAGACGTGGAGCGCGAAATCGCCGCGGATACCGCCGACGAAACGCGCAGCAGATCGCAATATTGGATAATGGTCGGTGCGAGCATGGAAGAGTGCATCGAATTTTCAAACGAGTATGCACCAGAGCATCTAGAACTAATAGTGCGGACGCCAATGGACGTTCTGAAGCGCATCAAGAATGCAGGATCTGTGTTCATCGGCAATTATGCGCCAGTAGCGGCCGGTGATTACGCAACCGGTGCGAATCATGTGCTGCCAACTGCAGGCTACGCGAAGCTCTTCTCCGGGCTTGACGTCGACCACTTTATGCATCGAATCACCTTACAATGGCTGGATAAGGGCGGTTTAGAGAAGATAAAGGACGTCATCGTGCGGTCGTGCAGGGCAGAAGGCATGGAAGCGCATGCACGGTCGATAGAGGAGCGGTTTTTGCCGGATTCCTCTATCTGACTAAATGTTACGCCGAATCCACTTTGGCCAGTCGTCTTCTGATGTTGATCGAATAACACGGCACCAGCTATTTTAGTGCGCACGTTTACTTGGAGGGTGTCTCCGATCGGGAGGGTAACAAAGTCACACCAAACCAAGCCAAGCCAAGTCAAGTCAAGTCAAGTCACGCAACGCCACGCAGTAAAGTATAAGTTGATGAAATTATTTAAACCTGATAAGCGCGTGTCTTTACGGCGTGATGGATGGACAGATAGATGGATGGTGTAAGATGCATGCTATCAAAAAGAGTGGATAGAATAGCGGAATCAGCAACGATAAAAATGGGGCAGTTAGCAGAGCAATTACGGGCGGAGGGGAAGGCGGTACTGAACTTCACCCTCGGTGAGCCTGACTTCAGAACCCCGGAGCACATATCTGACGCAGCGAAGCAGGCCATGGACCTTGGCTACACGCACTATACGAGCAGCGCAGGCATCACCGAGTTACGGGAAGAGATCGCGAAGAAGATACGCGAGGAGAACAAGGTCGAGGCGAGCGTAGAGAAGGTAATCGTAACGCCGGGCGGCAAACAGGCGATTTATGAAGTGATGATGAGCCTTTTGGATGAGGGCAATGAGGTGCTCTTGCTCGACCCGAGCTGGGTTACCTTTGAAGCCGCGGTGAAACTGGCAGGCGGGCAGCCACGCTGGGTGAAGCGGTTAGAAGAAGCGTTGACATACGAAGCGCTGGGATCCGCAATATCGGACAAAACGAAACTGCTGGTGATAAACAGTCCAAACAATCCCGCGGGATATGTTCTTAGCGATCACGAATTGAAAGTGGTCGCCGACTTCGCGGTCGAGCACAACCTACTCGTGCTCTCTGACGAGATCTACGAGAAGATCCTCTATGGACGAAGGCATACGAGCATCGCTTCGCTTGGCGACATGCAGGAGCGAACAATAATCATCAACGGCTTCTCGAAGACGTATGCCATGACTGGCTGGCGAATCGGGTATGCTGTTGCGCCCCCTGAGATACTGAAAGGGATGCTGAAGATCCAACAGCATTCGGTAAGCTGTGCATCGTCCATATCGCAATATGCCGCGTTAGCTGCGCTTCGCGGGTCGCAAGATTGCGTGGCTGAAATGGTCACGGAGTTCAAACGGCGCAGGGAGGTAATTGTGAAGCGGCTGAACGCTATGGGGCTGCACTGCGTCAACCCCGAAGGCGCTTTTTATGCGTTTGTTAATACCTCAGATCATGGCGACGATGTGGCGTTCACTGAGCGGTTGCTACAAGAGGCGTATATCGTTGTTACACCGGGCTCGGCATTCGGAAGCGCAGGTAAAGATTACGTGCGGTTCTCATTCGCAGCGTCTATGGAAGACATCGTAGAAGGGTTGGATCGAATCGAAAAGATGATCTGACAATAGATACTTCTCGAAACGTAAGGAAAGCCACCTCACTCAGACAGTGAAGTTATTGTAACCTACAAACAGAAAAAGAATAAAAAAAAAATAACAGAAAAGGGGAGAGAAAAAAAAGGCCCCTTTTTACTTTTTACGTTTTGTGCTTTTACTGCTTCCTTCTCAGTACCAAGTACGCCACTGCGAACAGTCCTGCAATTGCGAACACTGCTCCGAAACCTGGCTCTTCAGGCGTTGGGGTTGGTGTTGCTGTTGCTGCTGGCGTTGTCACAGGCGTTGGTGCTGCGGTTGGTGCTGCGGTTGGTGCTGCGGTTGGTGCTGCGGTTGGTGTTGCTGATGGTTTGCCGCACGCCGCACAGTTCGGATCAGGATCACACGGATCTTCTGGGTCGCTGCCCTGCAGCCACTCCACTATGTCAGAGTAGCCGTCGCCATCGGTGTCGAGTGCTGGTCCTCCGGAAACCCCTCCCACGGGACCCGATTTTTTATTAACCGTGGTTGTCACCGTAACACTGGCAGTCTTGTTTGCATCACCCTGCGACGTTGCATTTACTGTTGTCGCGAAGATTCCTGCAGCGCCACCGGTCACGGTTAATGTAACATCCTTGGTTTCAGCCGCCGCTAACGTCACTTCTGGATTTATACTCAGCGTTCCCGGTCCTGACACTATTGTTAGATTAATTGTATCCTCGGTATTTCCCGTATTCTCCACCGTTAAGGTGTACGTTACCGTCTGCCCTTCCGTGATAATCGCTGTGGTCTTATCTGGTGTGAGCGTAACGCCGTACTGTTTCGCCACAACCGTGGTCGTCACCGTAACACTGGCGGTCTGCTCTGAGGCCTGTGACGTTGCATTCACCGTTGTCACATAATTGGTAACATCGGTACCATTAACAGACAACGTAACCATCTTACTCTCACCCACTGCTACAGCCACTTCCGGATTGATACTCAGCGTTCCCGGTCCTGACACTATTGTTATGTTGATTGTGTCATTTACGTTCCCCGTGTTCGTCACCGTTAAGGTGTATGTTGCCGTCTCACCTTGCACAATCGTCTTCGCGTTCTCATCAACGGTGAACTCGAAGCCGTAGACCTCGGGAACGGTATATTGTGCCGTATCATTTGCCGTATTACCAGCCTTATCGGTCACCACTACTTCCACATCGTGCGTTCCCGGTAAGAATTCGGCCTTTATCGTTCCATTCCACGGACTGTTCTGCTTCGTCAGTTGCTGGCCATTTGCCGTCACCATTGCGACACCACTCAATGCATCCGTGGCATTAACGGTTACAAGTATGTCTCCCTTTGGATCGGGCGTGGTTGGATCAAGGTCCACAGCAATAATCTGTGGATTGACAATGTCTTTCCTCACGGTCAAATTCTTCGTTGTCTCAACATTTGGCGTCTCGTTCTTGTCCACCGAGTAGTACCAGATCGTCGTCTCGTCCTCTGCAGCTACCGTCACCTTGAAAGTCTGCTCGGTGATATCCGAAACCAGCCCTGCATCCGGACCGACAGCGGTTGTGTTGTTTACCGTTGTCCACGCTCCTTCGCCCGACGTCGTCGAGAAGTTAGTGTAAGCAACGCCGCTAGCATCAGTGCGAAGAAAGGATAGCATCACCGGCGAATTTGTCCAGTTCAATTGATGCTCCGTCGGTATTGGACTCGGCTCACCAGGCAAATTAGGCGCGGTCACCGCTGTTGTCGGTGCTGTAGTGTCGATCGGGCATGCATTCTCGGCATCCGGTGTTGGCGTGTCCATCTTCGTGAAGTCTGCCGCGTCATCATCGGTGTCAACACCGTTCGGACATCGGCCCGTTGATTTACCCGCGTCCGGTGCCGGCGCATTGCCAGAAGTACCATATCCGACCTGATCGATAATCCCACCGCTATCGTTCTTCAGTATGATGATATCGCCGCCATTATTCAGCCACCCACTTGCAATGCTATAAACCGCGTAATCGCCTACTGCGATGGTTCCCAACGCTGTGAGTGATTTGCTGTTACCAACCTCATCCTCCAGTGTCCACCCGGTCAGATCAACCGCCTCTGCGCCTTTGTTGTACAGCTCTACCCATTCCGTGGTGTTGTCCGCGACGAACTCGTTTATCACGACCACAGGTGCCGCTGGCGGTGCTTGGAGGGTCATAGTAGGCGCTTCATCCGCACCGACGCCTGATATCGTTACAGATACAGGTCCTGCGGTGTAGCCATCACCCGTGTCGATTACCATTACGTATAGCACATCATCGACCGTAGCCGCATAACCTGCGATTAACTCAGCATCAACTACATATTTGTTGGCCTGATATTGACCTATCGTAGCCGTCGTACTGTTAGTTTCGTCTATGTAATATAAAAGTACCGTATGTCCATCTGCCGGTGTGCTATCCGCCGCATCGTTAACCGTTCCACCAATCCAATACGATGCTAATGCTTCTCCTGTCAGTAGTGCCAGAAAGGCCACTGCAAGAACCAGTACAAAAACAGTTCTCTTCTTTATCATTTTTTTCTATTTTTCACCTCCTTTATGTTTCATTACATCGTTACTCCTCTGGTAATTTTGTGCCCACGATCAAACAGGCACCCATATAGTAGTTGAATCAACCCATACTTCATAGCCTTCTCCTGGCACGATATCAAAGTCATCCCCTATTCCACCAAACATCGAAAGCCAACCTTCTGAGGTTTGGTTATCTGGGTCCCATCGGTTCACCGTGGTGCAGCTGCCTCCTATTGCCGCCATCAATGACGATGCATTAGCCATCGTTGTATCGTATGGTAGTCCAATCCAGTTCCTGCCGGTGCTGCCCGCCTTTTTGATGAGATCGATTTGACCAATATCCACAGGTTCGCCAGTCAGGTTAAACGTTGTATCTGCGTCAACCCATACCTCATAGCCTTCTCCTGGCACGATATCAAAGTCATCCCCTATTCCACCAAACATCGAAAGCCAACCTTCTGAGGTTTGGTTATCCGGGTTCCATCGGTTCACCGTGGTGCAGCTGCCTCCTATTGCCGCCATCAATGACGATGCATTGGTTATC
Protein-coding regions in this window:
- a CDS encoding bifunctional 5,6,7,8-tetrahydromethanopterin hydro-lyase/3-hexulose-6-phosphate synthase, yielding MINEEEFLVGEALMGEEPEIAHIDLIIGSKRSAVGAAFASALAQPRQAHTPILGVIRPNLPTKPATLIVPKVSIRNLADAEKMFGPAQSAVAKAVADAVEEGIIPKAQVEDLVVIVSVFIHPRGKDYQRIYRYNYAATKLALSRAIQKFPDIDKVLEEKDKSIHAMIGFRINNLKKPPYLEVALDIPDWRRVEGIIRALPRSDAIIIEAGTPLIKRYGVEVVQKIHQLRPETVVLADLKTLDTGNLEARMAGDATADVIAFSGLAPVKTMEKFIDECKKVGALSLMDTLNVQDPVAVLEKLTVKPNIVELHRAIDVEQAQESAWGDIGEIRRVCGNNVLVAVAGGIRVDKVEKALESGADILVVGRAITAAKDVNGAARAFLQRMGVEEVDQFRVMTDF
- a CDS encoding V-type ATP synthase subunit D, encoding MPEIIEGVSPTRMELLYLRRRVKLAEKGHDLLREKRDALIAEFLDVVGEVRGARKEAEEKLQEAFNYLILAQARLGVDEVRQLSLMTPQEISLEFSSRSIMGVSVPILELKSELARNVTDRGYGFVDSSAAVDKCARSFEEALEKIIKLAELEEAVRNLAGEVEKTKRRVNALEYVMIPRLKTTRKYIQMRLEEMERENFTRLKKIKMVLERKD
- a CDS encoding 50S ribosomal protein L6, with protein sequence MTDSTEDTDEGISVTVPIPEGVTVTLTGKAVIKVEGPKGAIERELWYPGVRFQIEQKADEGNAVVIHCGTSRKKMQAIVGTYASHIRNMITGVTEGFFYKLAVVHAHFPMQIALTKEGDALSVSNFLGERKPRMAKIVEGVKVELKGREIVVSGINKEAVGQTAADIEQTTRIRGYDPRVFQDGIYLVEKGVGMGT
- the hisD gene encoding histidinol dehydrogenase; protein product: MIRAIKEVRESKELHSRIFDLAAVMPLAKEIIATVKSRGDAALLDYTETFDRVTLTEIEVKPDELEAAKERVDDEMVRCIEEAATAIQNFHYRQKKRAWLEEFKEGLFLGEMYVPFDVVGAYVPGSYFSSALMCVIPAKIAGVREIVVCTPPGKDGNADPLTLVAAKIAGATKICKVGGAQAIAALAFGTETIPKVQKIVGPGNVYVTAAKMAAREEGVEIDFPAGPSEVLIIADETANPSFIASDMRAQAEHGEKSQAVLLTDSARLAADVEREIAADTADETRSRSQYWIMVGASMEECIEFSNEYAPEHLELIVRTPMDVLKRIKNAGSVFIGNYAPVAAGDYATGANHVLPTAGYAKLFSGLDVDHFMHRITLQWLDKGGLEKIKDVIVRSCRAEGMEAHARSIEERFLPDSSI
- a CDS encoding pyridoxal phosphate-dependent aminotransferase, yielding MLSKRVDRIAESATIKMGQLAEQLRAEGKAVLNFTLGEPDFRTPEHISDAAKQAMDLGYTHYTSSAGITELREEIAKKIREENKVEASVEKVIVTPGGKQAIYEVMMSLLDEGNEVLLLDPSWVTFEAAVKLAGGQPRWVKRLEEALTYEALGSAISDKTKLLVINSPNNPAGYVLSDHELKVVADFAVEHNLLVLSDEIYEKILYGRRHTSIASLGDMQERTIIINGFSKTYAMTGWRIGYAVAPPEILKGMLKIQQHSVSCASSISQYAALAALRGSQDCVAEMVTEFKRRREVIVKRLNAMGLHCVNPEGAFYAFVNTSDHGDDVAFTERLLQEAYIVVTPGSAFGSAGKDYVRFSFAASMEDIVEGLDRIEKMI
- a CDS encoding lamin tail domain-containing protein gives rise to the protein MIKKRTVFVLVLAVAFLALLTGEALASYWIGGTVNDAADSTPADGHTVLLYYIDETNSTTATIGQYQANKYVVDAELIAGYAATVDDVLYVMVIDTGDGYTAGPVSVTISGVGADEAPTMTLQAPPAAPVVVINEFVADNTTEWVELYNKGAEAVDLTGWTLEDEVGNSKSLTALGTIAVGDYAVYSIASGWLNNGGDIIILKNDSGGIIDQVGYGTSGNAPAPDAGKSTGRCPNGVDTDDDAADFTKMDTPTPDAENACPIDTTAPTTAVTAPNLPGEPSPIPTEHQLNWTNSPVMLSFLRTDASGVAYTNFSTTSGEGAWTTVNNTTAVGPDAGLVSDITEQTFKVTVAAEDETTIWYYSVDKNETPNVETTKNLTVRKDIVNPQIIAVDLDPTTPDPKGDILVTVNATDALSGVAMVTANGQQLTKQNSPWNGTIKAEFLPGTHDVEVVVTDKAGNTANDTAQYTVPEVYGFEFTVDENAKTIVQGETATYTLTVTNTGNVNDTINITIVSGPGTLSINPEVAVAVGESKMVTLSVNGTDVTNYVTTVNATSQASEQTASVTVTTTVVAKQYGVTLTPDKTTAIITEGQTVTYTLTVENTGNTEDTINLTIVSGPGTLSINPEVTLAAAETKDVTLTVTGGAAGIFATTVNATSQGDANKTASVTVTTTVNKKSGPVGGVSGGPALDTDGDGYSDIVEWLQGSDPEDPCDPDPNCAACGKPSATPTAAPTAAPTAAPTAAPTPVTTPAATATPTPTPEEPGFGAVFAIAGLFAVAYLVLRRKQ